AGTAATCGTCTTCCCGTTCGTTCCAGCTGTTGGATTTGTACTCGGGGTTCTCGTCCTGCGACATCCAGCCCCAGTGCTCGATCGCCACCTTGATGCCCGTATTGAAGACGACGGGATCGGCGATGTGCCAGCGGTAGGCGCTGGTGTGTCCCCCGATCTCGCGCTGATCGTAGTAGGGGACGCCGAAGTAGGGCGTGCTGGCCGCCTGCAGGCCCCAGGCCGAGAGGAAGTAGTCTTCTGTTCCCGTGCCCCAGATCGAGGGCTTGGCCTCGCCGTCGATCGAGATCTTTTCGTCCCCCTCGCCGTACCAGGCCGGGCTGCGGAACCGCGCCGCCAGAACCGTGCCGACATAGTGGCCCTTGCCGCTTGTTTCAAGAAGGACATAATCCTCGCCCTTCTTGACGGGATATTCCTGCCGGTACTGGGCGTGGAAATACGGCGTGTCCTTCGGCATATCCTCCAGCTTGATCCAGTCGATGTTGTAGTAAAGCAGGCTCAAGGGCTTGTCGCTCTGGTTTTCGATCTCGATCCGGGCCGACTTGCGGAACGGCATCCGCCAGAAGGCGTTGTAAGAGTCGCCGCCCTCGACGACGACCGGCAGGCTGATGACCTCGCGGCGCTCGCCGAAGGAGTTGGCGAAGAAATCGCCCAGCGGGGCCTCGACGGCGGGGCGCTCCCGGCCGTCCCAGTAAATCCGGAGCATCAGCTCCTGGTGGTTGGCCGAGCCCTTGCGGGCCCAGTCCTGCGGCTCGGGGCCGAGAAAGGTGATCCAGATGTGGGTGATGACGCCCGGGCCGG
This portion of the Candidatus Aminicenantes bacterium genome encodes:
- a CDS encoding DUF2961 domain-containing protein — translated: MSPKKALTLALAIFIVFALTWTAACRDDKSDDAGTGGFLGDLAKPQTGRSMRATSAMRVGELRRGPDGDRNTGPRKYDPKADFRGDNDIKSNWDNFNVPPGATHVLLDEAGPGVITHIWITFLGPEPQDWARKGSANHQELMLRIYWDGRERPAVEAPLGDFFANSFGERREVISLPVVVEGGDSYNAFWRMPFRKSARIEIENQSDKPLSLLYYNIDWIKLEDMPKDTPYFHAQYRQEYPVKKGEDYVLLETSGKGHYVGTVLAARFRSPAWYGEGDEKISIDGEAKPSIWGTGTEDYFLSAWGLQAASTPYFGVPYYDQREIGGHTSAYRWHIADPVVFNTGIKVAIEHWGWMSQDENPEYKSNSWNEREDDYSSVAFWYQTGEPTFTARAPGAAERKLPSLDRTAVRAADIAAKIRSGA